A genomic region of Glycine max cultivar Williams 82 chromosome 15, Glycine_max_v4.0, whole genome shotgun sequence contains the following coding sequences:
- the LOC100818834 gene encoding uncharacterized protein, whose product MNRKINDRLKLEKASLSYADFRHEITKNDKDNSLKPYGNKQKQATYQWASEEDELVKYMSNLPGYLEKGEKIPDKALNVGVLDWATLQQWQYSHKHVPLSSRSSTSTINTSSSVSTEGLSGNSSKGFVCSPSRQRIFRPSLQSHFMASPMQDYSVSVKSSGGNFGNCQNLRGGCSNIDTHSNDARVGDHLSQNHPTSIPKGCVRRQLNPHINKESDILPNGGIYEAASHTKIEMSPQDGGPEKKVENFREPNIDADEQVMLGKSKPIVLILPRDIPQNNHCEVPDMQTSLGQKLGSPTGTRLSEKPKEPPCRYPNSNISKACPLPDEIRGSRCQPKRSGSSSIDPEDVEIPASTFSAPVPVRTGISPCRSRKAEEKKHNIGASSSANGSLKVLDQKVTTEKPRSSSPFRRFSFSIGFAGKGSGCKEVAHVPHQSSLAALKSSSENVRGYAGSKFSGNDKPGNAAKSRSSSPLRRLLDPLLKPKTSNSHRTVESYQKDSVVIKKNCRSGNGEFSMEKELDRDQRVGCTTINTVDLSKNKKYVPSTFQALLRIAVKNGQPLFTFAVDNNSNILVATVKNLAVSKEDKCNRIYTFFTFREGKKKNGSWMNQASKTKGPDYIHHAVAQMKVSDSHHYDSTSQNCVNSSTTKEFVLFSVKLKQGDAQVTDYEPNDELAAIVVKSAKAVNFINYAHQSSCQNDSQDLHVTVVLPTGVHSLPSNGGPSSLIERWRTGGSCDCGGWDMACKLKILADESQACRKSRISKACFPHPFELFLQVNDQDQENQPAFSFSPFKPGVYSVAFDSSFSLLQAFSICIALVDGLISYELSGSRNHIEGKNSRETLLVQTDELKAFGKLEDIPASYVAYPPLSPVGRV is encoded by the exons ATGAACAGAAAAATTAATGACAGGTTGAAACTGGAGAAAGCTTCTTTGTCATATGCTGATTTTCGTCATGAAATTACCAAAAATGACAAAGACAACTCTTTAAAACCTTACGGAAATAAGCAAAAGCAAGCAACTTATCAATGGGCAAGTGAGGAAGATGAACTGGTTAAGTATATGTCGAATTTACCAGGTTACTTGGAGAAGGGAGAAAAAATTCCTGATAAAGCTTTGAATGTTGGGGTGCTTGATTGGGCCACTCTACAACAATGGCAGTACAGTCATAAACATGTACCCTTAAGTAGCCGGAGCTCGACATCTACTATTAATACATCATCTTCTGTTTCAACAGAGGGATTATCTGGTAATTCTAGCAAAGGTTTTGTTTGTTCTCCTTCTCGTCAAAGAATATTTCGTCCGTCACTGCAATCTCACTTCATGGCATCTCCAATGCAAGACTACTCTGTATCTGTCAAATCATCTGGAGGGAATTTTGGAAATTGTCAGAATCTTAGAGGTGGGTGCAGTAATATTGACACACACAGCAACGATGCTCGAGTTGGTGATCACCTTTCCCAAAACCATCCTACTAGTATACCAAAAGGATGTGTCAGGAGACAGCTGAATCCACATATTAATAAGGAAAGTGATATCTTGCCAAATGGCGGAATATATGAGGCAGCATCACATACTAAGATTGAAATGAGCCCTCAAGATGGTGGACCAGAAAAGAAAGTGGAGAATTTCAGAGAACCAAACATTGATGCTGATGAGCAAGTTATGCTTGGGAAAAGCAAACCTATTGTTCTTATTTTGCCTAGAGACATTCCCCAGAATAATCATTGTGAAGTTCCTGATATGCAAACATCCTTGGGTCAAAAGCTAGGAAGTCCCACTGGAACAAGATTATCAGAAAAACCTAAGGAACCTCCCTGCAGATATCCAAATTCCAATATTTCCAAAGCATGTCCTCTGCCAGATGAAATTAGAGGAAGCCGTTGTCAGCCGAAAAGGTCAGGATCTAGTTCCATAGATCCAGAAGATGTTGAAATTCCTGCTTCTACTTTCTCAGCACCCGTACCAGTCAGAACAGGAATAAGTCCATGCAGATCTAGAAAAGCTGAGGAAAAGAAACACAACATTGGTGCATCTTCATCTGCAAATGGGTCTCTCAAGGTATTAGATCAGAAAGTAACAACTGAGAAACCAAGAAGTTCTTCACCTTTTCGGCGATTTAGCTTCAGCATTGGCTTTGCAGGTAAAGGTTCTGGCTGTAAAGAGGTTGCACATGTGCCACATCAGAGCTCCTTAGCAGCACTTAAATCTAGTTCAGAAAATGTGAGAGGTTATGCTGGCTCAAAATTTTCAGGCAATGATAAACCTGGTAATGCTGCCAAAAGCAGGTCTAGTAGCCCTTTAAGGAGATTACTGGATCCCCTGCTGAAACCGAAGACATCAAACAGCCATCGCACGGTGGAGTCATATCAAAAAGATTCAGTGGTAATAAAGAAGAATTGTAGGTCAGGTAATGGGGAATTTTCTATGGAGAAAGAACTGGACAGGGACCAGAGGGTTGGTTGTACAACAATTAATACAGTTGATTTATCAAAGAACAAGAAGTATGTGCCATCGACATTTCAAGCTCTTCTAAGAATTGCTGTGAAGAATGGTCAGCCCCTTTTCACATTTGCTGTTGACAATAATAGCAACATTCTTGTGGCCACAGTGAAGAACTTGGCTGTCTCAAAGGAAGACAAGTGCAACCGTATCTATACATTTTTCACCTTTAGGGAGGGCAAAAAGAAGAACGGAAGTTGGATGAATCAAGCAAGCAAAACCAAAGGTCCGGATTATATTCATCATGCTGTTGCCCAAATGAAGGTTTCTGATTCGCACCATTATGATTCAACTAGTCAGAATTGTGTGAACTCCTCTACAACAAaagagtttgttttgttttctgtaAAGCTAAAACAGGGAGATGCTCAGGTCACTGACTATGAACCCAATGATGAGCTTGCTGCTATTGTTGTCAAATCAGCCAAGGCTgtcaattttatcaattatgCACATCAGAGCAGTTGCCAGAATGACAGTCAAGATCTACATGTAACAGTTGTGCTCCCAACTGGGGTTCACAGTCTTCCAAGTAATGGTGGACCTTCATCACTGATTGAGCGCTGGAGAACAGGTGGATCATGTGACTGTGGTGGTTGGGATATGGCTTGTAAACTTAAGATTCTCGCAGATGAAAGTCAAGCATGTAGAAAATCAAGAATATCAAAAGCTTGTTTCCCACATCCATTTGAGCTTTTCCTCCAG GTGAATGACCAAGACCAAGAGAACCAGCCTGCTTTCAGTTTTTCTCCCTTTAAGCCTGGGGTCTATTCGGTAGCTTTTGATTCTTCATTCTCACTTTTGCAAGCATTCTCCATCTGCATAGCGTTAGTTGATGGCTTGATCTCATATGAACTTTCTGGATCAAGAAACCACATCGAAGGAAAAAATTCGAGAGAAACTCTGTTGGTGCAAACAGATGAACTAAAGGCTTTTGGCAAATTAGAGGACATTCCTGCAAGTTATGTTGCTTATCCTCCCCTCTCTCCAGTTGGTAGGGTCTAA
- the LOC100783220 gene encoding mitochondrial import inner membrane translocase subunit TIM10 → MASNISPSAFDKEQIFGMAEKEMEYRVELFNKMTQTCFNKCVDNRYKESELNMGENSCIDRCVSKYWHVTNLIGQLLGSGKPAM, encoded by the exons ATGGCTTCCAACATCTCACCTTCTGCCTTTGATAAAGAGCAG ATATTTGGAATGGCTGAAAAGGAGATGGAGTATCGGGTTGAATTATTCAACAA GATGACCCAGACATGTTTCAATAAGTGTGTTGACAATAG GTACAAGGAATCCGAGCTAAATATGGGTGAAAATAGTTGCATTGACCGCTGTGTTTCAAAATACTGGCAT GTGACTAATCTAATTGGTCAGCTGCTTGGTTCTGGGAAGCCTGCAATGTAA